Proteins encoded by one window of Streptococcus suis S735:
- a CDS encoding LysR family transcriptional regulator, translated as MRIQQLYYIIKIAETGSMNEAAKQLFITQPSLSNAVRDLEKEMKIKIFFRNSKGITLTKDGMEFLSYARQIVEQTELLEDRYKNPNAKRQLFSVSSQHYAFVVNAFVSLLKETEMEDYELFLRETRTWEIIDDVKNFRSEIGVLFLNHFNRDVLLKLLDDNRLSYTTLFTAKPHVFVSKTNPLAQRKSITLDDLVDFPYLSYEQGIHNSFYFAEEILAQEHHKKSIVVSDRATLFNLLIGLDGYTIATGILNSNLNGDNIVSIPLEFDDEIELVYIQHEKALLSDMGEKFINYLLEEVKFDQK; from the coding sequence ATGAGAATCCAACAATTATACTATATTATCAAAATTGCAGAAACAGGCAGTATGAATGAGGCTGCCAAACAACTCTTCATTACCCAACCCAGCCTTTCCAACGCTGTACGAGACCTGGAAAAAGAAATGAAAATTAAAATCTTTTTCCGTAATTCTAAGGGCATTACCCTGACAAAGGATGGCATGGAGTTTCTTTCCTACGCTCGTCAAATTGTTGAACAGACAGAGCTTTTAGAAGATCGCTATAAAAATCCTAATGCAAAACGCCAACTATTTAGCGTCTCTTCTCAACACTATGCCTTTGTCGTCAACGCCTTTGTCTCACTTTTGAAAGAAACTGAAATGGAAGATTATGAACTCTTCCTACGTGAAACACGGACCTGGGAAATCATTGATGACGTTAAGAATTTTCGCTCAGAAATCGGAGTGCTTTTCCTCAACCATTTCAACCGTGATGTTCTGCTGAAACTGTTGGATGACAATCGACTATCCTATACAACTCTCTTCACTGCCAAACCACATGTATTTGTCAGCAAAACCAATCCTTTGGCACAAAGAAAGTCAATCACTCTCGATGATTTGGTAGATTTCCCCTATCTCAGCTATGAGCAAGGTATTCACAACTCCTTCTACTTTGCAGAAGAAATTCTAGCCCAGGAACACCATAAAAAATCGATTGTCGTATCTGACCGTGCCACACTCTTCAATCTCTTAATCGGTCTAGATGGCTATACAATCGCAACAGGTATCCTCAATTCAAACCTTAACGGAGATAATATTGTATCAATTCCTCTGGAATTTGATGATGAAATCGAATTGGTCTATATTCAACACGAAAAGGCATTGCTGTCCGACATGGGAGAAAAATTCATCAATTACCTACTTGAAGAGGTAAAATTCGACCAAAAATAA
- the glgA gene encoding glycogen synthase GlgA, whose amino-acid sequence MTKKSVLFVASEGLPFIKTGGLADVIGSLPKELVKQGLDVRVVLPLYKKIAVNNHSDFDYVSSFDVRAGDIQSMANVYSQVVDGVTFYFIEHRDFFERDELYGYDDDAMRFGYFQHATCRLLEALHFFPDVMHTHDWHTAALPFLCRTFYSYREEFRNIKHVFTIHNLAFQGIFHKQALWSALGMDYSYYLDGIARFHDECISFMKLGILYADKVTTVSETYAREILTEEFGENMQHVLELRKYDLVGIVNGIDYDSWDSQTDQYLVRNYSLETIESKKANKLALQSQFALPQDENVLLIGIVSRLTWQKGFYLLTEVLGHLLQAHVQFVILGNGEEDIENAFNHFKHAYPDKFAFYRGYNEPLAHQIYAASDLFLMPSMFEPCGISQLISMHYGTLPLVRETGGLVDTVAPYNMSTKEGTGFSFGGRDAYNMRQVYDLALQTYYDRPDDWYAMVEQAMKRDFSWTASAEKYIWLYREISG is encoded by the coding sequence ATGACAAAAAAATCTGTTCTCTTTGTAGCATCCGAGGGACTTCCATTCATCAAGACTGGCGGATTGGCTGATGTTATTGGCTCTTTACCAAAAGAATTGGTAAAACAGGGTTTAGATGTCCGAGTCGTTCTACCACTCTACAAAAAAATTGCAGTAAACAATCACTCTGATTTCGATTACGTATCAAGTTTTGATGTGCGGGCTGGCGACATCCAATCTATGGCAAATGTTTACAGTCAGGTTGTTGATGGAGTAACATTCTATTTTATTGAACACCGCGATTTCTTTGAACGCGATGAACTATATGGATACGACGATGATGCCATGCGTTTTGGCTATTTCCAACATGCTACATGTCGTCTGTTAGAAGCACTTCATTTCTTCCCGGATGTCATGCACACACATGACTGGCACACTGCTGCCCTTCCATTCCTTTGCCGTACTTTCTATAGCTACCGCGAAGAATTCCGCAATATCAAGCATGTATTCACTATTCATAACTTGGCTTTTCAGGGTATTTTTCACAAACAAGCACTTTGGTCAGCGCTTGGCATGGACTATAGCTACTATTTGGATGGTATTGCACGTTTTCATGATGAATGTATCAGCTTCATGAAGCTGGGTATCCTATACGCTGACAAGGTTACTACAGTTTCTGAAACTTATGCTCGCGAAATCCTAACGGAAGAATTCGGCGAAAACATGCAACATGTACTAGAGTTGCGCAAATATGACTTGGTTGGTATTGTCAATGGTATCGACTATGACAGTTGGGATAGTCAAACAGATCAGTACCTTGTGAGAAATTATAGTCTTGAAACGATTGAAAGTAAAAAGGCTAATAAACTGGCCCTGCAATCACAATTTGCCCTTCCACAAGATGAGAATGTCCTATTGATAGGTATCGTCTCTCGTTTGACATGGCAAAAAGGGTTCTACCTCTTGACCGAGGTACTTGGCCATCTTCTTCAAGCCCATGTCCAATTTGTTATCTTAGGCAATGGTGAGGAAGACATTGAAAATGCCTTTAATCACTTTAAACATGCTTATCCTGATAAATTTGCATTCTACCGTGGTTACAATGAACCACTTGCCCACCAAATTTATGCAGCAAGTGATCTCTTCCTTATGCCTTCTATGTTTGAACCATGCGGCATTAGCCAGTTGATTTCAATGCACTACGGAACACTCCCTCTAGTGCGTGAAACAGGTGGCTTGGTTGATACTGTAGCACCATACAATATGTCTACCAAGGAAGGAACTGGCTTTAGCTTTGGAGGGCGTGACGCTTACAATATGCGACAAGTCTATGATTTAGCCCTTCAAACCTACTATGACCGTCCCGATGACTGGTATGCCATGGTTGAACAAGCTATGAAGCGTGATTTTAGTTGGACAGCTTCGGCAGAGAAATACATCTGGCTCTACCGTGAAATTAGTGGTTAG
- a CDS encoding dihydroorotate dehydrogenase has protein sequence MTKRLAISLPGLDLKNPIIPASGCFGFGQEYADYYDLNQLGSIMIKATTRHPRYGNATPRVAETPAGMLNAIGLQNPGVEAVLSEKLPWLEQHFPDLPIIANVAGFSNEEYAYVSGKISKAPNVKAIELNISCPNVDHGNNGLLIGQVPELAYQAVKAAVEASSVPVYVKLTPSVADITLLAKAAEAAGATGLTMINTLVGMRFNLKTRQPILANGTGGMSGPAVFPVALKLIRQVAQMTDLPIIGMGGVDTADKAIEMMVAGASAIGVGTANFTDPFACPKIIQDLPKRMEVYGIDSLEGLRREIRYSLGKR, from the coding sequence ATGACAAAACGATTAGCGATTTCCTTACCAGGCTTGGACTTGAAAAATCCCATCATTCCAGCCTCTGGCTGCTTCGGTTTTGGTCAGGAATATGCAGATTATTATGACCTTAACCAGCTTGGATCTATTATGATTAAGGCGACTACCCGTCATCCTCGTTATGGCAATGCGACTCCCCGTGTAGCCGAGACACCAGCAGGTATGCTCAATGCCATTGGACTTCAAAATCCGGGTGTTGAGGCGGTCTTATCCGAAAAATTACCATGGTTAGAGCAACATTTCCCAGATTTGCCCATCATTGCCAATGTGGCTGGTTTTTCCAATGAGGAATATGCCTATGTGTCAGGGAAAATTTCAAAGGCTCCAAACGTAAAAGCTATCGAGCTGAACATTTCCTGTCCCAATGTGGACCACGGAAATAATGGTCTCTTGATTGGACAGGTGCCAGAATTAGCCTATCAAGCAGTAAAAGCAGCAGTCGAAGCCTCATCTGTACCTGTTTACGTTAAGCTGACACCAAGTGTGGCAGACATAACCCTGTTGGCCAAGGCTGCTGAGGCTGCTGGAGCGACTGGCTTGACGATGATAAATACCTTGGTTGGTATGCGATTCAATCTCAAAACTCGACAACCAATCTTGGCAAATGGTACAGGAGGAATGTCAGGTCCAGCAGTTTTTCCGGTTGCTCTCAAACTCATTCGTCAGGTTGCTCAGATGACTGATTTACCGATTATTGGTATGGGTGGTGTGGATACGGCGGACAAGGCTATAGAGATGATGGTTGCAGGAGCTTCAGCCATTGGGGTAGGGACAGCCAACTTTACAGACCCATTTGCTTGTCCAAAGATTATTCAAGACTTGCCAAAACGCATGGAAGTTTATGGTATTGATAGTTTGGAAGGTTTACGCCGAGAAATCAGATATAGCTTGGGTAAGCGTTGA
- the pyrF gene encoding orotidine-5'-phosphate decarboxylase: protein MKETRPIIALDFAGKEEVQSFLEQFPPDEKLYVKVGMELYYAEGPGIINYLKDCGHSIFLDLKLHDIPNTVESAMKVLAKLGVDMTNVHAAGGVEMMRAARRGLGKDAVLIAVTQLTSTSEEQMRTDQNIQTSLQEAVVHYAQRAQEAGLDGVVCSAHEVALIKDATSSDFVCLTPGIRPTGGEVGDQKRVMTPADAARIGSDYIVVGRPITKSEHPYQTYLSIKEEWNRG, encoded by the coding sequence ATGAAAGAAACAAGACCAATTATTGCCCTTGACTTTGCAGGTAAAGAAGAAGTTCAGTCTTTTCTGGAACAGTTCCCACCAGATGAGAAACTCTATGTAAAGGTTGGAATGGAGTTGTATTATGCGGAGGGACCAGGTATTATCAATTATTTGAAAGACTGCGGTCACAGTATTTTTCTAGATTTGAAACTGCATGATATTCCTAATACCGTCGAGTCTGCTATGAAAGTCTTGGCAAAACTCGGTGTGGATATGACCAACGTTCACGCTGCTGGTGGTGTTGAGATGATGCGGGCAGCACGAAGGGGATTGGGTAAGGATGCTGTTTTAATAGCGGTCACTCAGTTGACCTCTACCTCAGAAGAGCAGATGAGGACGGACCAGAATATACAGACTAGTTTGCAGGAAGCAGTTGTTCATTATGCTCAAAGAGCACAAGAAGCTGGTCTTGATGGGGTGGTTTGTTCAGCTCATGAGGTGGCTTTGATTAAAGATGCTACAAGTTCTGATTTTGTGTGCCTGACGCCAGGGATTCGTCCGACTGGCGGTGAAGTAGGCGATCAGAAACGAGTTATGACACCAGCAGATGCTGCTCGAATCGGTAGTGATTACATTGTGGTAGGTCGCCCGATTACAAAATCAGAACATCCTTACCAGACCTATTTGTCTATTAAAGAGGAGTGGAATCGTGGATAA
- a CDS encoding glucose-1-phosphate adenylyltransferase, translating to MAQNKMLAMILAGGRGTRLEGLTKKVAKPAVAFGGKYRIIDFPLSNCANSGIDIVGVLTQYEPVLLNSYVAQSQRWGLDVQGSGVFVLPPSEKIEGFGLYKGTADAITQNIDFIDLHDPEHVLILSGDHIYKMNYDKLLDTHIQKKADATIAVIEVPIKEASRFGIMNTDEDYRIEEFEEKPENPKSNLASMGIYIFTWKTLKKYLQEDDKLDTSSHDFGHDIIPKYLEDGRTLIAHPFRGYWKDVGTVNSLWESNMDLIDHAGDLDLSDRSWRIYSEDKGSPAQVIGATATVKSAYIDKGAIIDGTVEHSVISTDVQVNQNAVVKNSVILPGAIIGEGVELDYVIVAENIKIADGVKLTGDIDHILLIDKNVTK from the coding sequence ATGGCTCAAAATAAAATGTTAGCTATGATTCTTGCTGGTGGACGTGGAACACGTCTAGAAGGGTTGACAAAAAAAGTCGCCAAACCAGCGGTCGCATTTGGCGGAAAGTACCGCATTATTGACTTTCCTCTCAGTAACTGTGCCAACTCAGGTATTGATATTGTCGGAGTTTTGACTCAGTATGAGCCTGTTCTCTTGAACTCATACGTTGCACAGTCTCAACGTTGGGGACTTGATGTACAAGGATCTGGCGTCTTTGTATTACCACCGAGTGAAAAAATCGAAGGTTTCGGACTTTACAAAGGTACAGCCGACGCTATTACACAGAACATTGATTTCATTGATCTTCACGATCCAGAGCACGTATTGATTTTGTCTGGTGACCACATCTATAAGATGAACTACGACAAACTCCTTGATACACATATTCAGAAAAAAGCAGATGCCACGATTGCGGTTATCGAAGTTCCAATCAAAGAAGCTTCACGTTTTGGTATCATGAATACGGACGAAGATTACCGTATTGAAGAATTTGAAGAAAAACCAGAAAATCCTAAGAGCAATTTAGCATCAATGGGTATCTATATCTTCACTTGGAAGACCTTGAAAAAGTACCTTCAAGAAGATGACAAATTGGACACTTCATCTCACGATTTTGGGCACGACATCATTCCGAAATACTTAGAAGATGGTCGCACTCTCATTGCCCATCCATTCCGTGGTTATTGGAAAGACGTAGGTACCGTTAACAGCCTCTGGGAATCCAATATGGACTTGATTGATCACGCTGGAGATTTGGACCTTTCTGACCGCTCATGGAGAATCTATTCAGAGGATAAGGGATCTCCTGCCCAAGTCATTGGTGCAACTGCAACGGTTAAATCTGCCTATATTGATAAAGGGGCAATCATCGATGGTACTGTAGAACATTCTGTTATTTCAACAGATGTGCAAGTCAACCAAAATGCCGTAGTAAAAAATTCTGTCATCCTACCTGGTGCTATTATCGGCGAAGGTGTTGAACTTGACTACGTCATCGTCGCTGAAAATATTAAAATTGCCGACGGAGTTAAACTCACAGGAGACATCGACCATATCCTCTTGATTGACAAGAATGTGACCAAGTAA
- a CDS encoding dihydroorotate dehydrogenase electron transfer subunit codes for MILKEQMLLVDQVQLAPRIFAMTLQGDMVQDMKMGQFIHIRVPDDSMLLRRPISISEIDRNKSQCRIIYRVEGQGTEVFSKMTVGQYLDVMGPLGKEFEVDFLKEGDRILIIGGGIGVPPLVEVAKQAAFRGVNVTSVIGFATKEAVILEEELASYGMVYVTTDDGSYGRKGNVATVVEELTNEFAAIYSCGAPAMMNYVDQRFQEHPHAYISLEARMACGMGACYACVVKPKEGQEHENKRVCKEGPVFATGSLIL; via the coding sequence ATGATTTTAAAAGAACAGATGTTACTGGTGGACCAAGTCCAACTAGCGCCACGAATTTTTGCTATGACCTTGCAGGGTGATATGGTCCAAGATATGAAAATGGGGCAGTTTATCCATATTCGTGTCCCAGATGATTCCATGCTCTTGCGGAGACCAATATCTATTTCCGAGATTGATCGGAATAAGTCTCAATGTCGGATTATTTACCGAGTGGAAGGTCAAGGGACGGAAGTCTTTTCGAAAATGACGGTCGGGCAGTATTTGGATGTTATGGGACCGCTTGGGAAAGAGTTTGAAGTAGACTTTCTCAAAGAAGGTGACCGCATTCTCATCATTGGCGGAGGAATCGGTGTTCCTCCCTTGGTGGAAGTAGCCAAACAGGCTGCGTTCCGTGGTGTCAATGTCACGTCAGTCATTGGCTTTGCCACCAAAGAGGCCGTCATTTTGGAAGAGGAGCTGGCAAGTTATGGGATGGTCTATGTCACAACGGATGATGGTTCCTATGGGCGTAAGGGGAATGTTGCAACGGTCGTTGAAGAGCTGACAAACGAGTTTGCAGCCATTTATTCCTGTGGAGCACCTGCTATGATGAACTATGTTGACCAACGCTTTCAGGAACATCCTCATGCCTACATTTCACTGGAGGCTAGGATGGCTTGCGGGATGGGGGCGTGCTATGCCTGTGTTGTCAAACCCAAAGAGGGACAAGAACACGAGAACAAGCGTGTCTGCAAGGAAGGTCCAGTCTTTGCGACAGGTAGTCTAATTTTGTAG
- the pyrE gene encoding orotate phosphoribosyltransferase, with the protein MTLATEIASHLLDIKAVHLRLEKPFTWASGIKSPIYTDNRITLSYPETRNLIEDGFVQRIEEEFSEVEVIAGTATAGIPHGAIIADRMNLPFAYIRSKPKDHGAGNQLEGRIVKGQKMVVVEDLISTGGSVLDAVAAAEREGADVIGVVAIFTYELPKADRNFDNAGVKLVTLSNYSELIKVAKVQGYINADGLNLLKKFRQNQETWQED; encoded by the coding sequence ATGACACTAGCAACAGAAATCGCATCACACTTATTGGATATTAAGGCAGTTCATCTGCGTCTAGAAAAGCCATTTACATGGGCATCAGGTATCAAATCCCCTATCTATACAGATAATCGTATTACACTATCTTATCCTGAAACTCGAAATTTGATTGAAGATGGCTTTGTCCAACGTATTGAAGAAGAATTTTCTGAGGTTGAGGTGATTGCCGGAACTGCCACAGCAGGTATTCCTCATGGTGCTATCATTGCAGATCGGATGAATTTGCCATTTGCTTATATCCGTAGCAAACCAAAAGATCATGGTGCAGGGAATCAATTAGAGGGTCGCATCGTCAAGGGACAAAAAATGGTTGTCGTTGAAGACCTGATTTCTACTGGAGGGTCTGTTCTAGATGCCGTAGCAGCAGCTGAGCGTGAAGGCGCTGACGTTATTGGTGTTGTGGCAATCTTTACCTATGAATTGCCAAAGGCAGATCGTAATTTTGATAATGCTGGCGTGAAATTGGTGACGCTTAGCAATTATTCAGAGTTAATCAAGGTCGCAAAAGTACAGGGATATATCAATGCAGATGGTTTGAATCTGCTTAAAAAGTTCCGTCAAAATCAAGAAACTTGGCAGGAAGACTAG
- a CDS encoding glycosyltransferase family 2 protein: MISVIVPCFNEEEAIPYFYDAMEKVRKEMGEQFEYIFVNDGSKDGTLTVLRQLSGQDRAVRYLSFSRNFGKEAALYAGLQAAQGELVTVMDVDLQDPPEMLMEMKAMLDGNPDLDCVGTRRVSRDGEPPIRSFFAKLFYKLMNKISQVEVVDGARDFRLMRRHMVDAILSVSEYNRFSKGIFAWVGFETEYLPYENVERVAGETSWSFWKLLSYSIEGIINFSDTPLNIASYTGFFTFLLSLVLMVFVVFKTLVFGDPTIGWPSTICIILFLGGLQLMTIGILGKYLAKVFLETKKRPIYIVKEKSSN, translated from the coding sequence ATGATTTCAGTTATCGTGCCTTGTTTTAATGAAGAAGAGGCAATTCCCTATTTTTACGATGCTATGGAGAAAGTTCGTAAGGAGATGGGGGAACAATTTGAGTATATTTTTGTCAATGATGGTTCAAAGGATGGGACATTAACGGTTTTACGCCAATTGTCTGGTCAAGACCGAGCTGTTCGCTATCTTTCCTTTTCAAGGAATTTCGGGAAAGAAGCTGCTCTCTATGCAGGTCTACAAGCTGCGCAAGGTGAGCTAGTGACAGTCATGGATGTTGATTTACAAGATCCACCTGAAATGTTGATGGAAATGAAGGCTATGTTGGATGGAAATCCAGATTTAGATTGCGTTGGAACCCGTCGTGTCAGTCGTGATGGTGAACCACCGATTCGTAGCTTTTTTGCAAAATTATTCTACAAATTGATGAATAAAATCAGCCAGGTCGAGGTAGTAGACGGTGCCCGTGATTTCCGTCTCATGCGTCGTCACATGGTAGATGCCATTCTATCTGTGTCTGAATACAATCGCTTTTCAAAAGGAATTTTTGCTTGGGTAGGATTCGAAACAGAATACTTGCCCTATGAAAATGTTGAGAGGGTCGCTGGCGAAACTAGTTGGTCTTTCTGGAAATTGCTTTCTTATTCTATTGAAGGAATCATCAATTTTTCAGATACACCTTTGAATATTGCCTCCTATACAGGTTTTTTCACCTTCCTATTGTCGCTAGTTCTAATGGTTTTTGTGGTTTTCAAAACCTTGGTGTTCGGAGATCCTACAATTGGCTGGCCGTCGACTATTTGTATCATCCTATTTTTGGGAGGTCTGCAGTTGATGACCATTGGTATTCTCGGTAAATATTTGGCAAAAGTTTTCTTGGAAACGAAGAAACGTCCGATTTATATTGTTAAAGAGAAAAGTTCAAACTAG
- the glgD gene encoding glucose-1-phosphate adenylyltransferase subunit GlgD: MLRNTLGIVNIEGNNVHFGDVMKHRGVQAFGFLGRYRLIDFALSNMSNSGITEFQVYMPAEMRSTIQHVGTGKHYNINSKRGTLRLLNSATDPNSVYRHDINAFTENIHYIENSTKDYVLVAPSYFIYSQDFSKVMDDHIATDADITVLYKNVSDAKENFIGCQTLKFGEDRRVVAFEENHGKYKNRPVSLEAYIMKRTTFIDLIKRANKVSSLYWLKDILRDTVDQYKIMGYAHRDYVACINTTASYFNTQIELIDQDTRKLLFKHDWPIHTQTSDSSPCLYGPLAEVKRSLISNGANINGQVENSVIDRDVIIEEGVVIKNSIILNGVTIKSGANIENAIIDKATKIIHPIDIKGSETSPSYLKPHQII, encoded by the coding sequence ATGCTAAGAAATACTCTCGGAATTGTAAATATTGAAGGAAACAACGTACATTTTGGTGACGTGATGAAGCACCGTGGCGTACAAGCTTTCGGTTTCTTAGGTCGTTATCGCCTAATTGACTTTGCTCTATCCAATATGTCAAACTCTGGAATTACAGAATTCCAAGTATACATGCCTGCCGAAATGCGTTCAACAATTCAGCACGTTGGTACAGGGAAACACTATAATATCAACAGCAAACGCGGTACCCTTCGCTTGCTCAATAGCGCAACAGACCCAAATAGTGTCTATCGTCACGATATTAATGCCTTCACAGAAAACATCCACTACATCGAAAATTCTACAAAAGATTATGTGCTAGTTGCTCCATCTTACTTCATCTATAGCCAGGATTTTTCAAAAGTCATGGATGACCATATCGCAACGGATGCTGATATTACCGTTCTTTATAAAAACGTTTCAGATGCTAAAGAAAATTTCATCGGTTGTCAAACTCTCAAATTTGGTGAAGACCGTCGTGTCGTAGCTTTTGAGGAAAACCATGGTAAATATAAAAACCGTCCCGTTTCCCTTGAAGCCTACATTATGAAACGGACTACATTTATCGACTTGATTAAACGTGCTAACAAAGTGTCGTCTCTCTACTGGTTAAAAGATATTTTACGTGATACAGTTGACCAGTACAAGATTATGGGCTATGCACATCGTGATTATGTCGCATGTATCAATACGACAGCTTCCTACTTCAATACTCAAATTGAATTGATTGACCAAGATACCCGCAAACTCCTCTTCAAACATGATTGGCCAATCCATACTCAAACAAGTGATAGCTCACCATGTTTATATGGTCCATTGGCAGAGGTCAAACGTAGCCTAATTTCAAATGGAGCGAATATCAATGGTCAAGTCGAAAATTCAGTCATTGACCGCGATGTTATCATTGAAGAAGGTGTTGTTATCAAAAACTCAATCATTCTCAATGGCGTGACAATCAAGAGCGGGGCGAATATTGAAAATGCAATTATCGATAAAGCAACTAAAATTATTCACCCAATTGACATCAAGGGAAGCGAAACTTCGCCTTCATACTTGAAACCACACCAAATCATTTAG
- a CDS encoding inorganic diphosphatase — MDKIYQVIIDRPLGYIDKFGNQYPINYGYVPNLLAGDGEEQDVYIISKAVRQPLTAFEGKLVAIIHRRDDIEDKWVLTGLDEKLTVTEIKEKTNFIDQYFDSWIEMVD, encoded by the coding sequence GTGGATAAGATTTATCAGGTTATAATCGATAGACCTCTCGGGTATATTGATAAATTTGGCAACCAGTATCCAATCAATTACGGCTATGTTCCAAATCTATTGGCTGGAGATGGTGAAGAGCAAGATGTTTACATCATTTCCAAAGCTGTTCGGCAGCCCTTGACAGCTTTCGAGGGGAAATTGGTCGCGATTATACATCGCAGAGATGATATCGAGGATAAATGGGTTCTGACAGGTCTTGATGAAAAACTTACCGTGACAGAAATAAAAGAGAAAACCAATTTTATTGACCAGTATTTTGATTCATGGATTGAAATGGTGGACTAG